Proteins from a genomic interval of Amycolatopsis sp. cg13:
- the glpK gene encoding glycerol kinase GlpK: MTSYVAAIDQGTTSTRCMIFDHSGRVVAVDQREHEQIFPKAGWVEHNAEEIWENTRAVAAGALAKADLRPTDIAAVGITNQRETALVWDRNTGKPVYNAIVWQDTRTDKIAAELGALGGGQERYRSKTGLPLATYFSGPKIKWILDNVEGARARAEAGDLVFGNMDTWVLWNMTGGTDGGVHVTDPTNASRTLLMDLDTLKWDEDIAAEMGIPLSMLPEIRSSSEVYGKVRPRGALAEVPIAGILGDQQAATFGQACLSPGEAKNTYGTGNFVLLNTGTEKVLSENGLLTTVCYKIGSNDTVYALEGSVAVTGSLVQWLRDNLGLISSAAQIEEFARTVDDNGGAYFVPAFSGLFAPYWRSDARGAIVGLTRFVNKGHISRAVLEATAFQSREVIDAMNADSGVPLKSLKVDGGMVVNELLMQFQADILGVPVIRPVVNETTALGAAYAAGLAVGFWESEDDIRTNWAKDKQWDPSMDESRREKEYRNWKKAVTKTFDWVED; encoded by the coding sequence ATGACTTCCTACGTGGCCGCGATCGACCAGGGCACCACGTCGACGCGTTGCATGATCTTCGACCACTCCGGCCGTGTCGTCGCGGTCGACCAGCGCGAGCACGAGCAGATCTTCCCGAAGGCGGGCTGGGTCGAGCACAACGCCGAGGAGATCTGGGAAAACACCCGCGCGGTCGCGGCGGGCGCGCTCGCCAAGGCCGACCTGCGCCCGACCGACATCGCCGCGGTGGGCATCACGAACCAGCGCGAGACGGCGCTCGTGTGGGACCGCAACACCGGGAAGCCGGTGTACAACGCGATTGTCTGGCAGGACACCCGCACCGACAAGATCGCCGCTGAGCTCGGAGCGCTCGGCGGCGGGCAGGAGCGCTACCGCTCGAAGACCGGTCTCCCGCTCGCGACGTATTTCTCCGGCCCGAAGATCAAGTGGATCCTCGACAACGTCGAGGGCGCGCGGGCCAGGGCCGAGGCAGGCGACCTGGTGTTCGGCAACATGGACACCTGGGTGCTGTGGAACATGACCGGCGGCACCGACGGCGGCGTGCACGTGACCGACCCGACGAACGCGTCGCGCACGCTGCTGATGGACCTCGACACCCTGAAGTGGGACGAGGACATCGCGGCGGAGATGGGGATTCCGCTGTCGATGCTGCCGGAGATCCGGTCGTCGTCGGAGGTGTACGGCAAGGTCCGCCCGCGCGGGGCGCTGGCCGAGGTGCCGATCGCCGGCATCCTGGGCGACCAGCAGGCGGCGACGTTCGGCCAGGCGTGCCTTTCGCCGGGCGAGGCCAAGAACACTTACGGCACCGGCAACTTCGTGCTGCTGAACACCGGCACGGAGAAGGTGCTGTCGGAGAACGGCCTGCTGACGACGGTCTGCTACAAGATCGGCTCGAACGACACGGTGTACGCGCTGGAGGGTTCGGTCGCGGTCACCGGTTCGCTCGTGCAGTGGCTGCGGGACAACCTGGGGTTGATTTCGTCGGCGGCCCAGATCGAGGAATTCGCCCGAACGGTCGACGACAACGGCGGCGCGTACTTCGTGCCGGCGTTCTCGGGCCTGTTCGCCCCGTACTGGCGCTCCGACGCCCGCGGCGCGATCGTCGGCCTGACCCGGTTCGTGAACAAGGGCCACATCTCGCGGGCGGTGCTGGAGGCGACGGCGTTCCAGTCGCGCGAGGTGATCGACGCGATGAACGCCGACTCGGGTGTCCCGCTGAAGTCGCTGAAGGTCGACGGCGGGATGGTCGTGAACGAGCTGCTGATGCAGTTCCAGGCGGACATCCTCGGGGTGCCAGTGATCCGTCCGGTGGTGAACGAGACGACCGCACTGGGTGCTGCGTACGCGGCCGGGCTGGCGGTGGGGTTCTGGGAGTCGGAGGACGACATCCGGACCAACTGGGCGAAGGACAAGCAGTGGGACCCGTCGATGGACGAATCGCGGCGGGAGAAGGAGTACCGGAACTGGAAGAAGGCGGTCACGAAGACGTTCGACTGGGTGGAGGACTGA
- a CDS encoding GNAT family N-acetyltransferase, translating to MEPVEINAGAYYLRQLRADRKLDDRPALMEAFADPQHRRYVLNYRLRTPDEATEYVTLRAAQWACDERCSWAVAEPATGRLLGEVGLRDLDLDFGTAEASVWTHPAERGKGIAAVGLSAAIQFGFARLGLHEIAYRHDESNTASEVVARRAGFSRVGPEDRPSPSGETLIRWILKPS from the coding sequence GTGGAACCCGTGGAGATCAACGCGGGCGCGTACTACCTGCGTCAGCTGCGCGCGGACCGGAAGCTCGACGACCGGCCCGCGCTGATGGAGGCGTTCGCGGACCCGCAGCATCGGCGATACGTACTGAATTACCGGCTGCGCACGCCCGACGAAGCCACCGAGTACGTCACCTTGCGCGCCGCCCAATGGGCGTGCGACGAACGCTGCTCATGGGCCGTGGCCGAACCGGCGACCGGCCGCCTGCTCGGCGAGGTCGGACTGCGCGATCTGGACCTCGACTTCGGCACGGCCGAGGCATCGGTGTGGACGCATCCGGCCGAACGAGGCAAAGGCATTGCGGCAGTAGGGCTTTCGGCCGCGATCCAGTTCGGGTTCGCGCGGCTGGGGTTGCATGAGATCGCTTACCGGCACGACGAAAGCAACACCGCGTCCGAGGTCGTCGCGCGGCGGGCCGGATTCAGCCGGGTGGGGCCGGAGGATCGGCCGTCGCCCAGCGGGGAGACGCTCATCCGCTGGATCCTCAAGCCCTCGTGA
- a CDS encoding sensor histidine kinase, whose protein sequence is MATPLSTPRFSPLMGLRPGSVDPKAERWAGPVFAGVGILALAVCTIIAAGQPHGDAAQWRTTLLLAAATGLWLLVLIPVFPHRTRNPWLAIGFFVVLLTGATVLAARLDPFTAFASVGYPIAFVLFPTRWSIFAAAATAVVPLLAKGIWQPSPPWITAVSIVGPILYVAWFVGAENEQRRRTNEKLAQSNAQLETALTENAALHAQLLTQAREAGVLDERQRMAREIHDTVAQGLTGIVTQLQAAAKATEAADRQRHLDHVHTLAKDSLTEARRAVQALRPAPLADSHLPEALAGLANRVSDTSSAKVTTDVEGDARPLLPELEVAMYRVAQEALANAEKHARANRIGITLTYTSDLVMLDIRDDGRGFAPGDRGDGTGFGLEAMRQRVQRVAGSLTIESARGEGTAVHAEFPAIPSP, encoded by the coding sequence ATGGCGACGCCGCTGAGCACGCCGCGGTTCAGCCCGCTGATGGGGCTGCGGCCGGGCTCGGTCGACCCGAAGGCCGAGCGATGGGCGGGCCCGGTTTTCGCCGGGGTCGGGATTCTGGCGCTCGCCGTGTGCACCATCATCGCCGCAGGTCAGCCGCACGGCGATGCCGCGCAATGGCGCACCACGCTGCTTCTCGCCGCGGCGACCGGCCTGTGGCTGCTCGTGCTGATCCCGGTTTTCCCGCACCGCACGCGAAACCCTTGGCTGGCCATCGGATTCTTCGTCGTACTGCTGACCGGCGCGACCGTGCTCGCCGCCCGGCTGGACCCGTTCACCGCCTTCGCCTCGGTCGGTTACCCGATCGCGTTCGTGTTGTTCCCGACGCGGTGGAGCATCTTCGCCGCGGCTGCGACAGCGGTGGTTCCATTGCTGGCCAAGGGAATTTGGCAACCGTCGCCGCCGTGGATCACCGCGGTGTCGATCGTCGGACCGATCCTCTACGTGGCGTGGTTTGTCGGTGCGGAGAATGAGCAACGCCGTCGTACCAACGAAAAACTCGCGCAGTCGAACGCGCAACTGGAAACGGCGCTAACGGAGAACGCAGCGCTGCATGCACAACTGCTCACTCAAGCCCGCGAAGCAGGAGTGCTCGACGAGCGGCAGCGGATGGCTCGCGAAATCCACGATACCGTCGCCCAGGGGCTGACCGGCATCGTCACGCAACTGCAAGCCGCTGCCAAGGCCACCGAAGCCGCGGATCGGCAACGGCATCTCGACCATGTGCACACACTGGCGAAGGACAGTCTCACCGAGGCGCGCCGAGCCGTTCAGGCATTGCGCCCGGCGCCGTTGGCCGACTCGCACCTGCCGGAAGCGTTGGCAGGCTTGGCGAATCGAGTGTCCGACACTTCTAGCGCCAAGGTGACCACCGACGTCGAAGGCGACGCGCGACCGTTGCTGCCGGAGCTGGAGGTGGCGATGTACCGGGTGGCGCAGGAAGCCCTTGCCAACGCGGAAAAACACGCGCGCGCCAACCGGATCGGCATCACCCTGACCTACACCAGCGACCTGGTCATGCTCGACATCCGCGACGACGGCCGCGGTTTCGCCCCCGGCGACCGCGGCGACGGCACCGGCTTCGGGCTGGAAGCGATGCGCCAACGCGTACAGCGGGTCGCCGGTTCGCTGACCATCGAGTCCGCGCGAGGGGAAGGGACCGCCGTACACGCGGAGTTTCCGGCGATCCCTTCGCCTTAG
- a CDS encoding MIP/aquaporin family protein, with product MSPGAIIVWELLGTAVLLLLGNGVVANVVLRKNNGFQAGTLFITFGWGFAVFAGASIAAPTGAHLNPAVTLGLAISGKVSWTVVPYYLIGEMLGAILGAVLCWLTYKLQFDDHPNPEETLGIFSTAPQIRNKAWNLVTEIIGTFVLVGWILFTPVFKTAASGPDFGNSALGYAGVSFVVLVIGISLGGPTGYAINPARDLGPRLAYAFLLPIKGKRDPDWGYSWVPVLGPLVGAALAAVVWLAVHNLT from the coding sequence CTGAGTCCGGGCGCGATCATCGTCTGGGAACTGCTGGGCACGGCAGTGCTCCTGTTGCTGGGCAACGGCGTGGTGGCCAACGTCGTGCTGCGCAAGAACAACGGCTTCCAAGCCGGAACGCTGTTCATCACTTTCGGATGGGGCTTCGCGGTGTTCGCGGGGGCCAGCATCGCCGCGCCGACCGGCGCGCACCTCAACCCGGCGGTCACGCTGGGGCTCGCCATTTCGGGCAAAGTCTCGTGGACGGTCGTGCCGTATTACCTGATCGGGGAAATGCTCGGCGCGATTCTCGGCGCCGTGCTGTGCTGGCTGACGTACAAGCTCCAGTTCGACGACCACCCGAACCCCGAGGAGACGCTCGGCATCTTCTCCACCGCCCCGCAGATCCGGAACAAGGCGTGGAACCTGGTGACCGAGATCATCGGCACCTTCGTGCTGGTCGGCTGGATCCTGTTCACCCCGGTCTTCAAGACCGCCGCGTCCGGGCCGGACTTCGGCAACTCAGCGCTCGGCTACGCCGGGGTGTCGTTCGTCGTGCTGGTGATCGGCATCTCGCTCGGCGGGCCGACCGGCTACGCCATCAACCCCGCCCGCGACCTCGGCCCGAGGCTCGCGTACGCGTTCCTGCTGCCGATCAAGGGCAAGCGCGACCCCGACTGGGGCTACTCGTGGGTGCCGGTCCTCGGGCCGCTCGTCGGCGCGGCGCTGGCCGCGGTGGTGTGGCTCGCCGTCCACAACTTGACCTGA
- a CDS encoding NAD(P)H-quinone dehydrogenase, with amino-acid sequence MTRIVIMGGGPAGYEAALVAAQHGADVTIVERDGLGGACVLYDCVPSKTFIASSGALAKMHDLGELGINTDMADTTVDLPTVHGRVKGLALAQSADIRARVQREGVRVITAEARFADDEPGLATHTVEVTHADGKVESLSADVVLIATGATPRVLPGAVPDGERILDWRQLYDLTELPEHLAVIGSGVTGAEFASAYTEMGVKVTVVSSRDRVLPHEDADAAAVLEEVFTQRGTTVAKQARAERVERTEKGVEVHLADGRVIEASHALMTVGSIPNTADIGLDRVGIEPGPGGFIAVDRVSRTSVPGVYAAGDCTGVLMLASVASMQGRIAMWHALGEGVAPIKLKTVAANVFTHPEIATVGISQQAIDSGEVPARTIMLPLATNARAKMEGLRRGFVKLFCRPATGVVVGGVVVAPSASELILPIALAVQNQLTVDHLALTFSVYPSLSGSITEAGRQLMRHDDLD; translated from the coding sequence GTGACCAGGATCGTGATCATGGGTGGCGGCCCGGCGGGCTACGAAGCCGCCTTGGTCGCGGCGCAGCACGGCGCCGACGTGACGATCGTCGAGCGGGACGGCCTGGGCGGCGCCTGTGTCCTCTACGACTGCGTGCCCTCGAAGACGTTCATCGCGTCGTCCGGCGCGCTCGCGAAGATGCACGACCTCGGCGAGCTCGGCATCAACACCGACATGGCGGACACCACCGTCGACCTGCCGACCGTCCACGGACGAGTGAAAGGCCTCGCGCTCGCGCAGTCGGCCGACATCCGCGCCCGCGTGCAGCGTGAAGGCGTGCGCGTGATCACCGCCGAGGCCCGCTTCGCCGACGACGAGCCGGGTTTGGCCACCCACACGGTGGAAGTCACGCACGCCGACGGGAAGGTGGAATCGCTGTCCGCCGACGTCGTGCTGATCGCCACCGGCGCGACCCCGCGCGTGCTGCCCGGCGCGGTGCCGGACGGTGAGCGGATCCTGGACTGGCGGCAGCTGTACGACCTCACTGAGCTGCCCGAGCACCTCGCGGTGATCGGATCCGGCGTCACCGGTGCCGAGTTCGCCTCCGCGTACACCGAGATGGGCGTGAAGGTCACCGTCGTGTCCAGCCGCGACCGCGTGCTGCCGCACGAGGACGCCGACGCCGCCGCGGTGCTCGAAGAGGTCTTCACGCAGCGCGGCACCACGGTGGCCAAGCAGGCCCGTGCGGAACGCGTCGAGCGCACCGAGAAGGGCGTCGAAGTTCACCTGGCCGACGGTCGCGTGATCGAGGCAAGCCACGCGCTGATGACCGTCGGGTCCATCCCGAACACCGCCGACATCGGCCTCGACCGCGTCGGCATCGAACCCGGCCCCGGCGGCTTCATCGCGGTGGACCGGGTGTCGCGCACGAGCGTCCCCGGCGTCTACGCGGCGGGCGACTGCACCGGCGTGCTGATGCTCGCGTCCGTGGCGAGCATGCAGGGCCGCATCGCGATGTGGCACGCGCTGGGCGAGGGCGTCGCGCCGATCAAGCTCAAGACCGTCGCGGCGAACGTCTTCACCCACCCGGAGATCGCGACCGTCGGCATCAGCCAGCAGGCGATCGACTCCGGCGAGGTTCCCGCGCGCACGATCATGCTGCCGCTGGCCACCAACGCGCGCGCGAAGATGGAAGGCCTGCGCCGCGGTTTCGTGAAGCTGTTCTGCCGCCCCGCCACCGGCGTGGTGGTCGGCGGCGTGGTGGTCGCGCCGTCGGCGAGCGAGCTGATCCTGCCGATCGCGCTGGCCGTGCAGAACCAGCTGACGGTGGACCACCTCGCGCTGACGTTCTCGGTGTACCCGTCGCTGTCCGGATCGATCACCGAAGCGGGCCGTCAGCTCATGCGGCACGACGATCTGGACTGA
- a CDS encoding VOC family protein — MITRTEPWPAGTPCWGDLMVPDRDKAVTFYEGLLGWTVESGGPETGFYGMAQIAGKPVAGIGQIPPEQAGMPPMWTTYLSVSDVDKTVAAVAEAGGQVIAPPMDVLTEGRMAIATDPTGATFGLWQPGRHSGTQATLTPGAPAWNECMTRDFAAAKQFYGDVFGYGFGDMSGPGFTYATLDVDGRPVGGLGELSADSPAQPGWVTYFWTADADASAARVTELGGTVVNPPVDTPHGRLVVAVDDQGAGFSLMAPNAQSGTQDGWG, encoded by the coding sequence ATGATCACCAGGACAGAACCGTGGCCCGCGGGCACACCGTGCTGGGGCGACCTGATGGTGCCGGACCGCGACAAGGCGGTCACGTTTTACGAGGGTTTGCTGGGCTGGACAGTCGAATCCGGCGGCCCGGAGACCGGTTTTTACGGAATGGCGCAGATAGCCGGAAAACCGGTGGCGGGCATCGGCCAGATCCCGCCGGAGCAGGCCGGGATGCCGCCGATGTGGACGACGTACCTGTCAGTGTCCGATGTAGACAAAACAGTGGCCGCCGTCGCCGAGGCGGGCGGCCAGGTCATCGCCCCGCCGATGGACGTCCTGACCGAGGGCAGGATGGCCATCGCAACCGACCCGACCGGTGCGACGTTCGGCCTGTGGCAGCCCGGTCGGCATTCGGGAACGCAGGCCACTCTGACTCCGGGCGCGCCCGCGTGGAACGAATGCATGACGCGGGATTTCGCCGCGGCTAAGCAGTTTTATGGCGATGTGTTCGGGTACGGGTTCGGCGACATGTCCGGGCCTGGGTTCACCTATGCGACGTTGGACGTGGACGGTCGGCCCGTTGGCGGCCTTGGCGAGCTGTCCGCGGACAGCCCGGCGCAGCCTGGGTGGGTGACTTATTTCTGGACCGCGGACGCGGACGCATCGGCGGCGAGGGTCACCGAGCTGGGCGGGACAGTGGTGAACCCGCCGGTGGACACGCCCCATGGACGGCTGGTGGTCGCGGTGGATGACCAGGGGGCGGGATTTTCGTTGATGGCGCCGAACGCCCAGTCCGGTACCCAGGACGGGTGGGGATGA
- a CDS encoding class F sortase, whose protein sequence is MIRKTIAASAVALVALVSGCSVGSTTAAPASSGPSASSAAMPKSEPVSLDIPSIDAHSSLVPLGLNPDNSVQVPPVSTPLQAGWYENGPTPGEVGPAVVLGHVDGNKHKGIFYRLKEMKPGDDVDIARRDGSTAHFEVTKVDQVPKDVFPSDAVYGDTSDPQLRLITCGGAFDRAEHSYVDNIIVYAHLVNGSH, encoded by the coding sequence ATGATCAGGAAGACAATCGCCGCGTCGGCCGTCGCGCTCGTCGCGCTGGTGTCCGGATGCTCGGTCGGCTCGACGACCGCGGCACCCGCTTCCAGCGGTCCGTCCGCTTCGTCGGCCGCGATGCCGAAATCGGAGCCGGTGTCGCTGGACATCCCGAGCATCGACGCGCATTCCAGCCTGGTGCCGCTCGGCCTCAATCCCGACAATTCGGTGCAGGTCCCGCCGGTCAGCACGCCGTTGCAGGCCGGTTGGTACGAAAACGGCCCGACGCCCGGCGAGGTCGGCCCCGCGGTGGTGCTCGGACACGTGGACGGAAACAAGCACAAAGGGATCTTCTACCGGCTCAAGGAAATGAAGCCGGGAGACGACGTAGACATCGCCCGCCGCGACGGCTCCACCGCACACTTCGAGGTGACCAAAGTGGACCAGGTGCCCAAAGACGTCTTCCCGAGCGACGCGGTCTACGGGGACACTTCGGACCCGCAACTGCGCCTGATCACCTGTGGCGGTGCGTTCGACCGGGCCGAGCACAGCTATGTGGACAACATCATCGTGTACGCCCACCTGGTGAACGGCTCGCACTGA
- a CDS encoding gamma-glutamylcyclotransferase has translation MPLYAAYGSNMEPAQMLERAPHSPMAGTGWLEGWRLTFGGEDIGWEGALATIVEDPSSRVFVVIYDVTALDEERLDRWEGGELGMHTKIRLRVQTMDGSVLAWLYVLDAYEGGLPSARYLGVLADAAEAAGAPVDYVDDLRTRPCTGISG, from the coding sequence GTGCCGTTGTATGCCGCTTACGGATCCAACATGGAGCCCGCCCAGATGCTGGAGCGCGCCCCGCACTCGCCCATGGCGGGCACCGGCTGGCTGGAAGGCTGGCGGCTGACCTTCGGCGGCGAGGACATCGGGTGGGAAGGCGCGCTGGCCACCATCGTCGAGGACCCGTCGTCTCGGGTGTTCGTGGTGATCTACGACGTGACCGCGCTCGATGAGGAACGCCTCGACCGCTGGGAAGGCGGCGAGCTGGGGATGCACACGAAGATCCGGCTGCGGGTGCAGACCATGGACGGGTCGGTGCTGGCCTGGCTGTACGTCCTGGACGCCTACGAGGGCGGGCTGCCCTCGGCGCGGTATCTCGGGGTGCTCGCGGACGCCGCGGAGGCGGCCGGGGCTCCGGTGGACTACGTGGACGATCTGCGCACCCGGCCGTGCACCGGGATCAGCGGCTGA
- a CDS encoding class I adenylate-forming enzyme family protein, translating to MPDNLTQFAAEHSRLHGWDDLPAFLADDRTWTFAEVYAGAARVAGGYRAAGLRHGDRVLLALPDSIEMVWCLLGAWQAGIVAIPVNVQMSHDDLTRDIRTAEPALIVADPETAGWLDDAGLAPTTGADRLAEAEPETEFAPGGDHPSHAMFTSGTTGAPKLCFYLHSNFDPSMLRTDGVGTVAFSVSRMYFAGGLYSSAMATICTGQTSVLSRPRATPAAALELIRRHNVATLFAQPSFYARLLQEPGHAETLGQLRGAMCAGEVLSARLREKLVPIFGDRLMNLYGSTEAGGYAAGQPANYADASAVGPAFEGRSARVVVDGQEVAASVQGELQVLVPFATRGVARGSLGPDQVTDVWWSTGDLGSIDAQGVIHVYGRLDDVEVIGGQNVVPGEVERLLESHPKVREAAVSAVRREAGDTTLRAYVVTTSGSGDDDLGAELVALTREHLSWYKVPQDVTWLEALPRNGNGKVLRRQLRTAGGQ from the coding sequence ATGCCGGACAATCTGACCCAGTTTGCCGCCGAACATTCCCGTCTGCACGGATGGGACGACCTTCCCGCTTTCCTCGCCGACGACCGGACCTGGACGTTCGCCGAGGTCTACGCCGGGGCCGCACGCGTCGCGGGCGGTTACCGAGCCGCCGGGCTGCGCCATGGCGACCGTGTTCTGCTCGCGCTTCCGGACAGCATCGAAATGGTTTGGTGCCTGCTCGGCGCGTGGCAGGCCGGAATCGTCGCGATTCCGGTGAATGTCCAGATGAGCCACGACGATCTGACCCGGGACATCCGCACCGCCGAACCCGCGTTGATCGTCGCCGACCCGGAAACCGCGGGCTGGCTCGACGACGCCGGTCTCGCCCCGACCACCGGCGCGGATCGGCTGGCGGAGGCGGAACCGGAGACGGAGTTCGCGCCGGGCGGAGACCATCCGTCGCACGCGATGTTCACCTCCGGGACGACCGGCGCGCCCAAGCTGTGCTTCTACCTCCACAGCAACTTCGACCCGTCGATGCTCCGCACGGATGGCGTCGGCACGGTCGCGTTCTCGGTGTCGCGCATGTATTTCGCTGGCGGTCTGTACTCGTCGGCGATGGCGACGATCTGCACCGGCCAGACGTCGGTGCTTTCGCGGCCGCGCGCGACCCCGGCCGCCGCGCTGGAGTTGATCCGCCGCCACAACGTCGCGACGCTTTTCGCGCAGCCGAGTTTCTACGCGCGCCTGCTGCAGGAACCGGGGCACGCCGAGACGCTCGGACAGTTGCGCGGCGCGATGTGTGCTGGCGAAGTGCTTTCCGCGCGGTTGCGCGAGAAGCTGGTGCCGATCTTCGGCGACCGGCTCATGAATCTTTACGGTTCCACCGAAGCTGGCGGATACGCCGCTGGCCAACCGGCGAACTACGCCGATGCGTCCGCTGTCGGCCCGGCCTTCGAGGGACGTTCGGCGCGCGTCGTGGTCGACGGGCAGGAGGTGGCGGCCAGTGTGCAGGGCGAACTGCAGGTTTTGGTCCCGTTCGCCACGCGGGGTGTCGCTCGCGGCAGCCTCGGCCCGGATCAGGTGACCGACGTCTGGTGGTCGACTGGCGACCTCGGGTCGATCGACGCACAGGGCGTCATCCACGTTTACGGACGGCTGGACGACGTCGAGGTGATCGGCGGGCAGAACGTGGTTCCCGGTGAGGTCGAACGGCTTCTCGAAAGTCACCCGAAGGTACGCGAAGCGGCGGTGAGCGCGGTGCGGCGGGAGGCGGGGGACACGACGTTGCGCGCGTATGTGGTCACGACGTCGGGTTCTGGAGACGACGATCTGGGCGCGGAGCTGGTCGCGCTGACTCGTGAGCATCTGTCGTGGTACAAGGTGCCGCAGGATGTGACGTGGCTGGAAGCGTTGCCGCGCAACGGAAATGGCAAGGTGTTGCGGCGGCAGTTGCGCACTGCGGGCGGTCAATGA
- a CDS encoding glycerol-3-phosphate dehydrogenase/oxidase has product MLGKVEHEEERVVTNPRNGSEPAQLGPAGREESWRRFGDETFDLVVIGGGVVGAGTALDAATRGLRVALVEARDLASGTSSRSSKLFHGGLRYLEQLEFGLVREALHERELMLTKIAPHLVKPVSFLYPLTHRIWERPYTAAGLLMYDTMGGARSVPGQKHLTRAGALRMVPALKRSALIGGIRYYDAQSDDARHTMTVARTAAHYGAVVRTSTQVVGFLREADRISGVRVRDVEDGRETEIHAGAVVNCTGVWTDELQRLSGGRGRFRVRASKGVHIVVPRDRIVSESGMILRTEKSVLFVIPWRNHWIVGTTDTDWNLDLAHPAATKHDIDYLLEHVNSVLATPLTHDDIEGVYAGLRPLLAGESEETSKLSREHAVARVAPGLVAIAGGKYTTYRVMAADAVDAAVVDLPGRPPSSITDKVPLIGADGYHALVNQADHLAAEHGLHPYRVRHLLDRYGSLVHEVLALAADRPELLKPIESAPDYLGVEVVYAASHEGALHLEDVLARRTRISIEYAHRGVDCAEQVAQLVGSVLGWSEDETKREVEVYRARVEAERDSQLQPTDESADALRAAAPEARAGLIEPVS; this is encoded by the coding sequence ATGCTGGGGAAGGTGGAGCACGAGGAGGAACGAGTGGTGACGAATCCGCGCAACGGCAGCGAGCCGGCCCAGCTGGGTCCGGCGGGCCGGGAGGAATCCTGGCGGCGCTTCGGCGACGAGACCTTCGACCTGGTCGTGATCGGCGGCGGCGTCGTCGGCGCGGGCACGGCGCTCGACGCGGCGACCCGCGGCCTGCGGGTGGCTCTCGTCGAAGCCCGCGACCTGGCGTCCGGCACGTCGAGCCGGTCCAGCAAGCTCTTCCACGGCGGCCTGCGCTATCTCGAGCAGCTCGAGTTCGGCCTGGTGCGCGAAGCGCTGCACGAGCGCGAGCTGATGCTGACGAAGATCGCGCCGCACCTGGTGAAGCCGGTGAGCTTCCTGTATCCGCTGACGCACCGGATCTGGGAACGCCCGTACACCGCCGCCGGCTTGCTGATGTACGACACGATGGGCGGCGCCCGGTCGGTGCCCGGCCAGAAACATCTCACCCGCGCGGGTGCCCTCCGAATGGTCCCCGCGCTCAAGCGGTCCGCGCTGATCGGCGGCATCCGGTATTACGACGCGCAGTCGGACGACGCCCGGCACACGATGACCGTCGCGCGCACCGCCGCGCATTACGGCGCGGTGGTCCGGACCTCCACCCAGGTCGTCGGCTTCCTGCGCGAGGCGGACCGGATTTCCGGCGTGCGCGTGCGCGACGTCGAGGACGGCCGCGAGACCGAGATCCACGCCGGCGCGGTGGTCAACTGCACCGGCGTGTGGACCGACGAACTGCAGCGGCTGTCCGGCGGCCGCGGCCGGTTCCGCGTGCGCGCCAGCAAGGGCGTGCACATCGTGGTTCCGCGCGACCGGATCGTGTCCGAGTCGGGAATGATCCTGCGCACCGAGAAGTCGGTGCTGTTCGTGATCCCGTGGCGCAACCACTGGATCGTCGGCACCACCGACACGGACTGGAACCTCGACCTCGCCCACCCGGCGGCCACCAAGCACGACATCGACTACCTGCTCGAACACGTGAACTCGGTGCTCGCGACGCCGCTCACGCACGACGACATCGAAGGCGTGTACGCGGGTCTGCGGCCGCTGCTGGCCGGCGAGAGCGAAGAGACGTCGAAGCTGTCGCGCGAACACGCGGTCGCGCGCGTCGCGCCGGGCCTGGTCGCGATCGCCGGCGGCAAGTACACGACGTACCGGGTGATGGCGGCCGACGCCGTCGACGCCGCGGTGGTCGACCTGCCGGGCCGCCCGCCGTCGTCCATCACCGACAAGGTCCCGCTGATCGGCGCGGACGGTTACCACGCGCTGGTCAACCAGGCCGACCACCTGGCCGCCGAGCACGGGCTGCACCCGTACCGCGTGCGGCACCTGCTCGACCGCTACGGCTCGCTGGTGCACGAGGTGCTGGCGCTCGCGGCGGACCGGCCGGAGCTGCTCAAGCCGATCGAGTCCGCGCCGGATTACCTCGGCGTGGAGGTCGTGTACGCGGCGAGCCACGAGGGCGCGCTGCACCTGGAGGACGTCCTCGCGCGGCGCACGCGGATCTCGATCGAGTACGCCCACCGCGGTGTCGACTGCGCCGAGCAGGTCGCCCAGCTGGTCGGCAGTGTGCTGGGCTGGTCGGAGGACGAGACGAAGCGCGAGGTGGAGGTCTACCGGGCGCGGGTCGAGGCGGAGCGGGATTCGCAGCTGCAGCCGACGGACGAGTCGGCGGACGCGCTGCGGGCGGCGGCTCCGGAGGCTCGGGCCGGGTTGATCGAACCGGTCAGCTGA